In Cupriavidus basilensis, one genomic interval encodes:
- the gltX gene encoding glutamate--tRNA ligase yields MTQQRVRTRFAPSPTGFIHLGNIRSALYPWAFARRMKGDFILRIEDTDVERSSQESVDVILEGMAWLDLDIDEGPFYQMERMDRYREVVKQMLDSELAYPCYMSTEELDALRDAQRERGEKPRYNGFWRPEPGKVLPAPPAGVQPVIRFKNPIGGSVVWDDAVKGRIEISNDELDDLVIARPDGTPTYNFCVVVDDLDMRITHVIRGDDHVNNTPRQINIIRALGGVAPVYAHLPTVLNEQGEKMSKRHGAMPVTGYRDEGYLPEAVLNYLARLGWAHGDAEIFSREQFVEWFDLEHLGKSPAQYNPEKLAWLNNHYIKVGDNARLAGLTQPFIEALGGKVEGASLEGVIGLVKDRANTLKDVAQAALLFYRGEPQPDPALKAEHLNADILPALQALATRLAALTEWKREEISAAFKAVLAEFGLKMPKLAMPVRLLVAGQLQTPAIDAVLELFGRDTVLRRIQAGLA; encoded by the coding sequence ATGACACAACAACGCGTCCGCACCCGCTTCGCGCCGAGCCCGACCGGCTTCATTCACCTCGGCAATATCCGCTCCGCGCTCTACCCCTGGGCCTTTGCGCGCCGCATGAAGGGCGATTTCATCCTGCGCATCGAGGACACGGACGTCGAGCGCTCGTCGCAGGAATCGGTGGACGTGATCCTGGAAGGCATGGCCTGGCTCGATCTCGATATCGACGAAGGCCCGTTCTACCAGATGGAGCGCATGGACCGCTATCGCGAGGTGGTCAAGCAGATGCTGGACAGCGAGCTGGCCTATCCGTGCTACATGAGCACCGAAGAGCTGGACGCTCTGCGCGACGCGCAGCGCGAGCGCGGCGAGAAGCCGCGTTACAACGGGTTCTGGCGTCCCGAGCCGGGCAAGGTCCTGCCGGCGCCGCCGGCCGGCGTGCAGCCGGTGATTCGCTTCAAGAACCCGATTGGCGGCAGCGTGGTCTGGGACGATGCGGTCAAGGGCCGGATCGAAATCTCCAACGACGAGCTGGACGACCTGGTGATCGCGCGCCCGGACGGCACGCCGACCTATAACTTCTGCGTGGTCGTCGACGATCTCGACATGCGCATCACCCACGTGATCCGCGGCGACGACCACGTCAACAACACCCCGCGCCAGATCAACATTATCCGTGCGCTGGGCGGCGTTGCCCCCGTGTACGCTCACTTGCCGACCGTGCTCAACGAGCAGGGCGAGAAGATGAGCAAGCGCCATGGCGCCATGCCCGTGACCGGCTACCGCGACGAAGGCTATCTGCCCGAGGCCGTCCTCAACTACCTGGCCCGCCTGGGCTGGGCACATGGCGACGCAGAGATCTTCTCGCGCGAGCAGTTCGTTGAATGGTTTGACCTGGAGCACCTGGGCAAGTCGCCGGCGCAGTACAACCCGGAAAAGCTGGCCTGGCTGAACAACCACTACATCAAGGTAGGCGACAACGCGCGCCTGGCCGGGTTGACCCAGCCGTTCATCGAGGCGCTGGGCGGCAAGGTGGAGGGCGCAAGCCTGGAGGGCGTCATCGGGCTGGTGAAGGACCGTGCCAATACCCTGAAGGACGTGGCTCAGGCCGCGCTGCTGTTCTACCGCGGCGAGCCGCAGCCGGATCCGGCGCTCAAGGCAGAGCACCTCAACGCCGACATCCTGCCGGCACTGCAGGCCCTGGCCACGCGGCTGGCGGCACTCACCGAGTGGAAGCGCGAGGAGATCAGCGCGGCCTTCAAGGCGGTGTTGGCCGAGTTTGGCCTGAAGATGCCCAAGCTGGCTATGCCGGTCCGCCTGCTGGTCGCAGGGCAGTTGCAGACGCCTGCCATCGATGCCGTGCTGGAGTTGTTTGGGCGCGATACGGTGCTGCGCCGCATCCAGGCCGGGCTCGCCTGA
- a CDS encoding patatin-like phospholipase family protein: MQRRNFLGAGAAALLAACSFGPKPGTLTAAPETPALPSVVPVVPPRPIRIGLALGGGAARGFAHIGVIKALEAQGIHPDLVTGTSAGAVVAALYASGMSGFQLNKLALTMDEAAIADWALPFGTRFGGWLKGEALQNYVNKLVANRPIESMKLPLGIVATDLKTGQGILFRRGNTGQAVRASSSVPGVFQPVSIQGHDYVDGGLVEPVPVDSARTMGADFVIAVNISAEPSSQKSNGQSGVLLQTTAIMGQSISKMALARADIVIRPDLPDMGGSDFNSRNRAILAGEQAAAAVMASLRDKLAQARLRPAGTVAAQ, encoded by the coding sequence ATGCAACGACGCAATTTCCTTGGCGCCGGCGCGGCAGCACTGCTGGCCGCCTGCTCCTTTGGCCCCAAGCCGGGCACCCTCACCGCCGCACCGGAAACACCGGCCCTGCCGTCCGTGGTGCCCGTGGTGCCACCTCGCCCCATCAGGATCGGCCTCGCGCTTGGCGGCGGCGCCGCGCGCGGCTTCGCCCATATCGGCGTGATCAAGGCACTGGAGGCACAAGGCATCCACCCGGACCTTGTTACCGGCACCAGCGCGGGCGCGGTGGTCGCAGCGCTCTATGCCTCGGGCATGAGCGGCTTCCAGCTTAACAAGCTGGCGCTGACGATGGACGAAGCCGCCATCGCCGACTGGGCCCTGCCCTTCGGCACCCGTTTCGGCGGCTGGCTCAAGGGCGAGGCGCTGCAGAACTATGTGAACAAGCTGGTCGCCAATCGCCCCATCGAGTCCATGAAACTGCCGCTGGGCATCGTCGCCACCGATCTCAAGACCGGCCAGGGCATCCTGTTCCGGCGCGGCAACACGGGCCAGGCGGTGCGCGCGTCGAGTAGCGTACCGGGGGTGTTCCAGCCGGTCTCGATCCAGGGACACGACTACGTGGACGGCGGCCTGGTCGAGCCCGTGCCGGTGGACTCTGCGCGCACCATGGGCGCGGACTTCGTGATTGCCGTGAATATCTCCGCCGAGCCTTCCAGCCAGAAAAGCAATGGCCAGAGCGGGGTATTGCTGCAGACCACCGCCATCATGGGGCAGTCGATCAGCAAAATGGCGCTGGCGCGAGCCGACATTGTGATCCGCCCCGACCTGCCGGACATGGGCGGCAGCGACTTCAACTCGCGCAACCGTGCCATCCTGGCCGGCGAGCAAGCCGCCGCCGCCGTGATGGCGAGCCTGCGCGACAAGCTCGCCCAGGCTCGACTGCGGCCTGCCGGAACGGTAGCCGCGCAGTAA
- a CDS encoding C40 family peptidase, whose amino-acid sequence MQRMLHSLARGAVGIAIACGATLSNGVLADTVFKDPDARIDARTELSADPHPEGKRGLLSSVMNSTSHVASKAGDLVMNALGLIGVRYRFGGNSPESGLDCSGFVRYVFNDTFGFVLPRRSVEMSQVGTTVASNDLRPGDLVFFNTMRHTFSHVGIYIGDNKFVHAPSTGSKIRVDDMRASYWVTRYNGARRIDDAPQDSGSANNLGNMVETLKRFDPNAVNRPLYGG is encoded by the coding sequence ATGCAGCGAATGCTTCATTCCCTGGCGCGCGGCGCCGTAGGAATTGCCATTGCCTGCGGTGCCACTCTATCGAATGGAGTGCTGGCTGATACGGTGTTCAAGGATCCCGACGCCCGCATCGATGCACGTACCGAACTGAGTGCGGACCCACATCCGGAAGGCAAGCGTGGCTTGCTCTCTTCGGTCATGAATTCCACCAGCCATGTGGCCAGCAAGGCTGGCGACCTGGTCATGAATGCCCTCGGGCTGATTGGCGTGCGCTACCGCTTCGGTGGCAACAGCCCCGAATCGGGCCTGGACTGCAGCGGCTTCGTTCGCTACGTGTTCAATGACACCTTTGGCTTCGTGCTGCCGCGCCGCTCGGTCGAGATGAGCCAGGTCGGCACGACCGTGGCATCCAACGACCTGCGCCCCGGCGACCTGGTGTTCTTCAACACCATGCGCCACACCTTCTCGCATGTTGGCATCTATATTGGCGACAACAAGTTCGTGCACGCACCGTCCACCGGCAGCAAGATCCGCGTCGACGACATGCGTGCCTCATATTGGGTGACGCGCTATAACGGTGCGCGCCGAATCGACGACGCGCCGCAGGACAGCGGCAGCGCCAACAACCTTGGCAATATGGTCGAGACCCTGAAGCGTTTCGATCCGAATGCAGTCAACCGCCCGCTCTACGGCGGCTGA
- a CDS encoding ABC transporter permease produces MKFSSRTLPNGLPHSLSPRQRAWQRFRRNRLGYWSLILFVAIFLLSMVAETLSSDRPLVVKYKGEWYFPIVKTYAESTFDGDFPTKADYLDPFIRDRITSNGNFAIFPPNRYSYDSINYFSKEPNPAPPSAENWLGTDDRGRDVLARLLYGFRVSVLFSLALTLIGVVIGTLTGALMGFFGGRFDLISQRAIEIWSSMPELYLLIIFASIFTPSLALLIILLSLFGWMGLSDYVRAEFYRNRSLDYVKAARALGLSNVQIMWRHILPNSLTPVITFLPFRMSAAILALTSLDFLGLGVPPTTPSLGELLAQGKANLDAWWISLSTFAVLVVTLLLLTFMGDALRDAFDTRLGLAQLRGRVEPKAPEGSPAAEAVS; encoded by the coding sequence ATGAAATTCAGCTCGCGCACGCTTCCCAACGGGCTGCCGCATTCCCTGTCGCCGCGCCAGCGCGCCTGGCAGCGCTTTCGCCGCAATCGCCTGGGCTACTGGAGCCTGATCCTCTTCGTCGCCATTTTCCTGCTGAGCATGGTCGCCGAGACCTTGTCCAGCGACCGGCCGCTGGTGGTGAAGTACAAGGGCGAGTGGTATTTCCCCATTGTCAAGACTTACGCCGAGAGCACTTTCGACGGGGACTTTCCCACCAAGGCTGACTATCTCGATCCGTTTATCCGCGACCGCATCACCAGCAACGGCAATTTCGCCATCTTTCCGCCCAACCGGTACTCGTACGACTCGATCAACTATTTCTCCAAGGAGCCAAATCCGGCGCCGCCTTCCGCGGAGAACTGGCTAGGCACCGATGACCGCGGGCGCGACGTGCTGGCACGGCTGCTCTATGGGTTCCGCGTCTCGGTGCTGTTCAGCCTGGCGCTGACGTTGATCGGCGTGGTGATCGGCACCTTGACGGGCGCACTGATGGGTTTCTTCGGCGGGCGCTTCGACCTGATCTCGCAGCGCGCCATCGAGATCTGGAGTTCGATGCCCGAGCTCTACCTGCTGATCATCTTCGCGTCCATCTTCACGCCGAGCCTGGCGCTGCTGATTATCCTGCTTTCGCTGTTCGGCTGGATGGGTTTGTCGGACTACGTGCGCGCTGAGTTCTATCGCAACCGCTCGCTCGATTACGTCAAGGCGGCGCGGGCGCTGGGACTGTCCAATGTACAGATCATGTGGCGCCATATTCTTCCCAACAGCCTGACACCGGTCATCACCTTCCTGCCATTTCGCATGAGTGCAGCCATCCTGGCCCTGACCAGCCTCGACTTCCTCGGCCTTGGCGTGCCACCCACCACGCCGAGCCTGGGCGAGCTGCTGGCGCAAGGCAAGGCCAACCTCGATGCCTGGTGGATTTCCTTGTCGACCTTTGCCGTACTGGTGGTGACGCTGCTGCTGCTGACGTTCATGGGTGACGCGCTGCGCGATGCCTTTGATACGCGCCTGGGCCTGGCCCAGCTGCGCGGCCGTGTTGAGCCGAAGGCGCCAGAAGGCTCTCCCGCGGCCGAGGCGGTGTCATGA
- a CDS encoding microcin C ABC transporter permease YejB, producing MLAYLLKRVLLMIPTLLGVITLTFAVIQFVPGGPVEQMMLELKGRGGGGGEASGGGAEYRGRRGVDPDKIKEIQALYGFDKPPLERYFMMLKRFAQFDLGQSYFQHRSVWELVKSKMPVSVSLGLWTFFLTYLISVPLGISKAIRAGSRFDVVTSMVVLVGYAIPGFVLGVLLLVLFGGGTFVQWFPLRGLTSDNWDQLTLMGKVMDYLWHLVLPITASVVGSFAVVTMLTKNAFLEEIRKQYVLTARAKGLAERRVLWKHVFRNALIPLVTGFPAAFIGAFFTGSLLIETLFSLDGLGLLSYEAVLRRDYPVVLGTLYLFTLIGLVTRLISDVCYVMVDPRIHFEAVHR from the coding sequence ATGCTCGCCTATCTGCTCAAGCGCGTACTGTTGATGATCCCGACCCTGCTCGGCGTCATTACCCTGACGTTCGCGGTGATCCAGTTCGTGCCGGGAGGCCCGGTCGAACAAATGATGCTGGAGCTCAAGGGGCGGGGTGGCGGTGGCGGGGAGGCCAGCGGCGGCGGCGCGGAGTATCGCGGCCGGCGCGGCGTGGACCCCGACAAGATCAAGGAAATCCAGGCCTTGTATGGCTTCGACAAGCCGCCGCTGGAGCGCTATTTCATGATGCTCAAGCGCTTCGCCCAGTTTGACCTCGGGCAGAGCTATTTCCAGCACCGCAGTGTGTGGGAGCTGGTGAAGTCGAAGATGCCGGTCTCGGTCAGCCTGGGGCTATGGACCTTTTTCCTGACCTACCTGATATCGGTGCCGCTCGGCATATCCAAGGCGATCCGGGCGGGCAGCCGCTTCGACGTCGTGACCAGCATGGTGGTGCTGGTGGGCTATGCCATACCAGGCTTCGTGCTGGGCGTGTTGCTGCTGGTGCTGTTCGGAGGCGGCACCTTTGTGCAGTGGTTCCCCTTGCGCGGCCTCACGTCGGACAACTGGGACCAGCTCACGCTGATGGGCAAGGTGATGGATTACCTGTGGCACCTCGTGCTGCCGATCACCGCCTCGGTGGTGGGCAGCTTCGCGGTCGTCACCATGCTGACCAAGAACGCGTTCCTGGAGGAGATCCGCAAGCAGTACGTCCTGACCGCCCGCGCCAAGGGGCTGGCGGAGCGGCGCGTGCTTTGGAAACACGTCTTCCGTAACGCGCTGATTCCGCTCGTGACCGGTTTCCCGGCGGCCTTCATCGGCGCTTTCTTTACTGGCTCCCTGCTGATCGAAACCTTGTTTTCGCTCGACGGGCTTGGCCTGCTGTCCTACGAGGCGGTGCTGCGGCGGGACTATCCTGTCGTGCTGGGCACGCTCTACCTGTTCACCTTGATCGGCCTGGTGACGCGGCTGATCTCTGACGTTTGCTATGTGATGGTCGACCCGCGCATTCACTTCGAGGCGGTGCACCGATGA
- a CDS encoding extracellular solute-binding protein codes for MYIRARRPLQAAWQRFRTFAALGCGLVALCTAGFPLSVEAAHGFAQYGGLKYPADFTHFDYANPDAPRGGTLTLANPDRRTSFDKFNPFTLKGTSAPGVNTLMFESLLIASSDETASAYGLLADDVTVAPDELSVTFHIRPQARFSNGDPVLAGDVKYSYDMLMSKASSPGYRSMCTDVKAVTVVDSRTVRFDFRQRNIELPLIVGSLPVFSKKWTATVPFDKLTFEDPVASGPYLIERYDAGRGITFKRDPSYWGKDLAVRRGTFNFDRVVYRLYKDETAKLEAFKAGEFDAIVEYKAKSWAKSYEGKRFSNGELLKTDFPHRNGAGMQGFVMNMRKPMFQDVRVRQALILALDFEWLNRQLFYGAYRRLDSWFSNSELAASATFDGRPGPGELELLEPLRAQLAPEVFGPIVAMPTTNPPRSLRDNLRDARRLLAQAGWTYADGALRNAKGEPFVFEFLDDGGAMSRVITTYVRNLEKLGIEVNQRTTDFALYQKRLEDFDFDMVSIRFPDSQSPGNELRDRFNSEAAGTPGSDNLFGLKSPAIDRLVDNVLHAHTREELVNAGRALDRVLMHGYYIVPNWYSASHRVAYRKELVYPQRLPYYYTAEGWILSNWWRADARPAAQ; via the coding sequence ATGTATATTCGCGCACGTAGACCGCTTCAGGCGGCATGGCAGCGCTTCCGCACATTTGCGGCGCTGGGCTGTGGATTAGTAGCCCTGTGTACCGCGGGTTTTCCCTTGTCGGTCGAAGCCGCCCATGGCTTCGCACAGTATGGCGGCCTCAAGTATCCCGCCGATTTCACCCATTTCGACTACGCCAACCCGGACGCGCCACGCGGCGGCACGCTGACGCTCGCCAATCCGGACCGCCGCACCAGCTTCGACAAATTCAACCCGTTCACGCTCAAGGGTACCTCCGCCCCGGGCGTGAACACGCTGATGTTCGAGTCACTGCTGATTGCCAGCAGCGATGAAACCGCCAGCGCCTATGGCTTGCTGGCGGATGACGTGACCGTGGCGCCGGACGAACTGTCCGTTACCTTCCACATCCGGCCGCAGGCGCGTTTCAGCAACGGAGATCCGGTGCTGGCAGGCGACGTCAAATACTCCTACGACATGCTGATGAGCAAGGCATCCAGCCCTGGCTACCGCAGCATGTGCACTGACGTGAAAGCCGTCACGGTGGTGGATTCGCGCACGGTACGGTTCGATTTCAGGCAGCGCAACATCGAGCTGCCGCTGATCGTTGGCTCCTTGCCGGTGTTCTCCAAGAAATGGACCGCCACGGTGCCGTTTGACAAGCTGACCTTCGAGGATCCGGTGGCCAGCGGGCCCTACCTGATCGAGCGCTACGATGCCGGGCGTGGCATCACCTTCAAGCGCGATCCGTCATACTGGGGCAAGGACCTGGCGGTGCGCCGCGGCACCTTCAACTTCGACCGGGTGGTCTATCGCCTGTACAAGGACGAGACCGCCAAGCTCGAAGCCTTCAAGGCTGGTGAGTTCGACGCCATCGTCGAGTACAAGGCCAAGAGCTGGGCCAAGAGCTACGAGGGCAAGCGCTTTTCCAATGGCGAGTTGCTCAAGACTGATTTTCCGCACCGCAACGGAGCCGGCATGCAAGGCTTCGTCATGAACATGCGCAAGCCGATGTTCCAGGACGTGCGGGTGCGGCAGGCCCTGATCTTGGCGCTGGATTTCGAGTGGCTCAATCGCCAGCTGTTCTATGGCGCGTATCGCCGCCTCGATAGCTGGTTCTCCAACAGTGAGCTGGCCGCCAGTGCCACGTTCGACGGCCGTCCCGGTCCCGGCGAGCTGGAACTGCTGGAGCCGCTGCGCGCGCAGCTGGCACCCGAGGTATTTGGCCCCATCGTGGCGATGCCCACCACCAATCCGCCCCGTTCGCTGCGCGACAACCTGCGCGACGCGCGCCGGTTGCTGGCCCAGGCCGGCTGGACCTACGCGGATGGTGCGCTGCGCAATGCCAAGGGCGAGCCCTTTGTCTTCGAGTTCCTGGACGACGGCGGTGCCATGAGCCGCGTCATCACCACCTACGTGCGCAACCTGGAGAAGCTGGGGATCGAGGTGAACCAGCGCACCACCGATTTCGCGCTGTACCAGAAACGGCTGGAAGACTTCGATTTCGACATGGTGTCGATCCGTTTCCCGGATTCGCAGAGCCCGGGCAACGAGCTGCGCGACCGCTTCAACAGCGAGGCGGCGGGCACGCCCGGGTCCGACAATCTGTTCGGCCTGAAATCGCCGGCGATCGACCGCTTGGTGGACAATGTCCTGCATGCCCATACTCGCGAAGAGCTGGTCAATGCCGGGCGCGCGCTGGACCGCGTGCTGATGCACGGCTACTACATTGTGCCCAACTGGTATAGCGCGTCGCATCGGGTGGCATACCGAAAAGAGCTGGTCTATCCGCAGCGCCTGCCGTACTACTACACGGCGGAAGGCTGGATACTGAGCAACTGGTGGCGTGCCGATGCCCGGCCCGCCGCTCAATAA
- the fabI gene encoding enoyl-ACP reductase FabI, with protein MGFLAGKRILITGLLSNRSIAYGIATACKREGAELAFTYVGERFKDRINDFAKEFDSSLVFECDVGNDEQIAATFAGLGQSWDKLDGLVHSIGFAPREAIAGDFLEGLSRESFRVAHDISAYSFPALAKAALPMLSDKASLLTLTYLGAERVVPNYNTMGLAKASLEASVRYLAASVGPRGIRANGISAGPIKTLAASGIKGFGKLLGHIEEAAPLRRNVTIDEVGNVAAFLLSDLSSGVTGEITYVDAGFNTVGASLPEEA; from the coding sequence ATGGGATTTCTCGCAGGTAAGCGAATCCTGATCACCGGCTTGCTGTCCAATCGCTCGATCGCCTACGGCATCGCAACAGCCTGCAAGCGCGAAGGCGCCGAACTCGCCTTCACTTATGTCGGCGAACGGTTCAAGGACCGCATCAACGACTTTGCCAAGGAATTCGACAGCAGCCTGGTGTTCGAATGCGACGTTGGCAACGACGAACAGATTGCTGCCACCTTCGCCGGGCTCGGCCAGAGCTGGGACAAGCTCGATGGCCTGGTGCACTCGATCGGCTTCGCGCCGCGCGAGGCCATCGCCGGTGACTTCCTGGAAGGCCTCTCGCGCGAGTCCTTCCGTGTGGCGCACGACATCTCCGCCTACAGCTTCCCCGCCCTCGCCAAGGCCGCGTTGCCCATGCTGTCCGACAAGGCCTCGCTGCTGACGCTGACCTACCTCGGCGCGGAGCGCGTGGTCCCGAACTACAACACCATGGGCCTGGCCAAGGCATCGCTGGAAGCCAGCGTGCGCTACCTGGCCGCATCGGTGGGCCCGCGCGGCATTCGTGCCAACGGCATTTCCGCCGGCCCGATCAAGACCCTGGCCGCATCCGGCATCAAGGGCTTCGGCAAGCTGCTGGGCCACATCGAGGAGGCAGCGCCGCTGCGCCGCAATGTGACCATCGACGAGGTCGGCAACGTGGCCGCTTTCCTGCTGTCGGACCTGTCCAGCGGCGTGACCGGGGAGATCACCTACGTGGACGCCGGCTTCAATACGGTCGGCGCGAGCCTGCCCGAAGAAGCGTAA
- a CDS encoding alpha/beta hydrolase, whose translation MAKFNTGAGRKLRYWLAGGACLLMLAAIARHALFLAVEEDAFEPKPAGAADAMTPDRLGVASRQFAFASGARMLRASCVLAQGGDAPAVLIYHGDEENLSDWASAQALLYRDGISSCVFDYSGYGASGGKPGVVNLHEDGLAAYGQFLAMTPRASRRYVMGFSLGSGVLLDVISALRPAPAGLVIAAGFTSAREAAVVTGRVPAWIARLLPEPWDNEDQLRKSMLPLLLVHSRADEVIPFAHAERLERAAGGPSRLVALSALPHDAAIQPERQDAFWAPIVAYLRSGRLAGEGAE comes from the coding sequence ATGGCGAAGTTCAACACAGGTGCTGGCAGGAAGCTCCGTTACTGGCTGGCCGGCGGCGCGTGCCTGCTGATGTTGGCCGCCATTGCCCGCCATGCCTTGTTCCTGGCGGTCGAGGAGGACGCGTTCGAGCCCAAGCCGGCCGGTGCGGCCGACGCGATGACGCCGGATCGCCTGGGCGTCGCATCGCGCCAGTTTGCGTTTGCCAGCGGCGCGCGCATGCTGCGCGCCTCTTGCGTCCTGGCGCAGGGCGGTGACGCGCCCGCCGTGCTGATCTACCACGGCGACGAGGAAAACTTATCCGACTGGGCCAGCGCGCAGGCACTGCTCTACCGCGACGGGATTTCGTCCTGCGTGTTCGATTACAGCGGCTATGGCGCTAGCGGCGGCAAGCCCGGCGTGGTCAATCTGCATGAGGATGGCCTGGCCGCGTATGGGCAGTTCCTCGCCATGACGCCGCGAGCCAGCCGGCGCTATGTGATGGGCTTTTCGCTGGGTTCCGGGGTGCTGCTGGATGTGATCTCCGCTTTGCGCCCGGCGCCCGCAGGCCTGGTGATTGCCGCAGGCTTCACGTCCGCACGCGAGGCGGCGGTGGTGACCGGGCGGGTGCCGGCGTGGATAGCCAGGCTGCTTCCGGAGCCGTGGGACAACGAGGATCAATTGCGAAAATCGATGCTGCCGCTGCTGCTTGTGCATAGCCGCGCGGACGAGGTGATTCCCTTCGCGCATGCCGAGCGGCTGGAGCGCGCTGCCGGTGGCCCCAGCCGGCTGGTGGCGCTGTCGGCGCTGCCGCACGATGCGGCGATCCAGCCGGAGCGGCAGGACGCGTTCTGGGCGCCTATCGTCGCCTATCTGCGCTCGGGCCGCCTGGCCGGGGAGGGTGCCGAATAG
- a CDS encoding GGDEF domain-containing protein, with product MFQSQVSVLVAGLFGLQMAVVFAVLQRTPGMGRAGLNSWVAGALLVTAATVLLAAQDYLPEWLSLNLVDLLMTAALSLMVYGTRRFFGKRGGAVALTLLNLAVLANAAYFDWTGVSPAEPALVFILANTYLPLSLLRVVAPQVRAKRGTGRLAALSLGLIALACATMGLYQAIDLKLLPAGLAWLAKRPPRETFAVLHAFGIVSLAVSFALLAHDSLRRRLERRASYDDLTDVLSRGPYWEALEEACKQADRQQRPLTVAFIDLDHFKAINDLYGHLAGDSVLRHFSGLLRKSVRADDFVGRLGGEEFGIVMPGTALDQGRAISLRLSALVRTTPCPSEPDAISYTVSIGMAERLPGEGADTLMRRADNALYDAKTMGRNCVSTQPIERLAGMATTPRMRVSQAS from the coding sequence ATGTTTCAGTCGCAGGTTAGTGTGCTGGTCGCGGGCCTATTCGGGTTGCAGATGGCGGTGGTGTTCGCAGTCTTGCAGCGCACACCCGGCATGGGCCGCGCCGGTTTGAATTCTTGGGTGGCCGGCGCGTTGCTGGTCACCGCAGCCACCGTCTTGCTCGCTGCGCAGGACTATCTGCCGGAATGGCTTTCGCTCAATCTGGTGGATCTGCTCATGACGGCGGCTTTGTCCTTGATGGTCTATGGCACACGCCGTTTTTTCGGCAAGCGCGGGGGCGCGGTTGCGCTCACTTTGCTGAACCTTGCCGTGCTGGCCAACGCCGCCTACTTCGATTGGACGGGCGTGTCGCCGGCAGAGCCGGCGCTCGTCTTTATCCTGGCCAATACCTATCTTCCGCTGTCGCTGCTGCGCGTGGTGGCGCCGCAAGTGCGCGCCAAGCGCGGCACCGGCCGCCTGGCGGCGCTATCGCTCGGGCTGATCGCGCTCGCTTGCGCGACCATGGGCCTCTATCAAGCCATCGACCTCAAGCTGCTACCGGCTGGCCTTGCCTGGCTTGCAAAGCGCCCGCCCCGGGAAACCTTTGCCGTCCTGCACGCCTTTGGCATTGTCAGCCTGGCCGTGAGCTTCGCGCTGCTTGCCCACGATAGCCTGCGCCGACGTCTGGAGCGCCGCGCCAGCTATGACGACCTGACCGACGTCCTGTCGCGCGGGCCTTACTGGGAGGCGCTGGAAGAGGCCTGCAAGCAAGCGGACCGCCAGCAACGCCCGCTGACCGTGGCGTTCATCGACCTGGATCATTTCAAGGCTATCAACGATCTCTACGGCCATCTGGCCGGCGACAGCGTGCTGCGCCACTTCAGCGGCCTGCTGCGCAAGTCGGTGCGCGCGGACGATTTCGTCGGCCGGCTGGGTGGGGAGGAGTTTGGCATCGTGATGCCCGGCACCGCGCTGGACCAGGGCCGGGCGATCAGCCTGCGCTTGAGTGCGCTGGTGCGCACCACGCCGTGCCCGTCCGAGCCGGATGCGATTTCCTACACGGTAAGCATCGGCATGGCGGAGCGGCTGCCGGGGGAGGGGGCGGATACGCTCATGCGCCGCGCCGACAATGCCCTCTACGATGCCAAGACCATGGGGCGCAACTGTGTGTCCACGCAGCCCATTGAGCGGCTTGCCGGCATGGCCACGACGCCGCGAATGCGGGTTTCGCAGGCATCCTGA
- the infA gene encoding translation initiation factor IF-1 produces the protein MAKEELIEFGGVVSEALPDNRYRVTLENGVEIWAYASGKMQKHRIRILAGDRVTLEMSPYDLTKGRINFRHKV, from the coding sequence TTGGCTAAGGAAGAACTTATCGAATTTGGCGGTGTTGTCTCGGAAGCCCTGCCGGACAATCGTTACCGCGTGACGCTGGAAAACGGCGTGGAAATCTGGGCCTATGCCTCGGGCAAGATGCAGAAGCACCGCATCCGCATTCTGGCTGGTGACCGCGTGACGCTGGAAATGTCGCCCTACGATCTGACCAAGGGCCGCATCAACTTCCGCCACAAAGTCTGA
- a CDS encoding SixA phosphatase family protein, which produces MNLILWRHAEAEELSGALGFSRNADLQRPLTKRGHKQADASAAWLRSHLPPGTRVVCSPALRTRETAAALRENAEVLPELAPGADVSAVLAAIDWPQGAEHTVLVGHQPWLGQLASLLLAGSEMNWSVRKSGIWWLSGRTRESESQVVLRAVINPEFL; this is translated from the coding sequence ATGAACCTGATCCTGTGGCGTCATGCCGAAGCCGAAGAGTTGTCTGGCGCGCTTGGCTTTTCCCGCAATGCCGACCTGCAACGACCCCTGACCAAACGCGGGCATAAGCAGGCGGATGCCTCCGCCGCATGGCTGCGCAGCCATCTGCCTCCCGGTACGCGGGTGGTCTGCAGCCCGGCCCTGCGCACGCGCGAAACCGCCGCCGCCCTGCGCGAGAATGCAGAGGTGCTGCCCGAGCTTGCGCCGGGTGCCGATGTCAGCGCGGTGCTGGCCGCGATCGACTGGCCCCAGGGCGCCGAGCACACCGTGCTGGTCGGGCACCAGCCTTGGCTTGGCCAACTCGCCAGCCTGCTGCTGGCGGGCTCGGAGATGAACTGGAGCGTGCGCAAGAGCGGCATCTGGTGGCTGTCGGGGCGCACGCGCGAAAGTGAGTCGCAGGTCGTGTTGCGCGCTGTCATCAATCCGGAATTTCTCTAG